In Pseudomonas sp. MYb327, one DNA window encodes the following:
- a CDS encoding LysE/ArgO family amino acid transporter, whose product MWQSYVNGLLVAFGLIMAIGTQNAFVLAQSLRREHHLPVAALCVACDALLVAAGVFGLATVLAQNPTLLAIARWGGAAFLLWYGSQALRRACSKQSLQQGENQTVRSLRAVMLSALAVTLLNPHVYLDTVLLIGSLGAQQTEPGAYVVGAASASLLWFFTLALGAAWLAPWLARPSTWRILDLLVAVMMFAVALQLITAG is encoded by the coding sequence ATGTGGCAAAGCTATGTAAACGGCCTGTTGGTGGCCTTCGGTCTGATCATGGCAATCGGCACCCAGAACGCGTTTGTGTTGGCCCAGAGCCTGCGCCGTGAACACCATTTACCGGTGGCGGCGCTGTGTGTGGCCTGCGATGCATTGTTGGTGGCCGCCGGGGTATTCGGCCTGGCAACGGTGCTGGCGCAAAACCCGACGTTGCTGGCTATCGCGCGTTGGGGTGGCGCGGCGTTTCTACTGTGGTACGGCAGCCAGGCGTTGCGCCGGGCCTGCTCGAAACAAAGCCTGCAACAGGGCGAGAACCAGACCGTGCGCTCGCTGCGAGCGGTGATGCTCAGCGCATTGGCGGTGACCTTGCTCAATCCGCATGTCTATCTGGACACTGTTTTGCTGATCGGCTCCCTCGGTGCCCAGCAGACAGAACCGGGCGCGTATGTCGTGGGCGCGGCGAGCGCTTCATTATTATGGTTTTTCACCCTGGCGCTCGGTGCGGCGTGGTTGGCGCCGTGGCTGGCTCGACCCAGTACCTGGCGAATTCTCGACCTGCTGGTGGCCGTGATGATGTTTGCCGTAGCACTGCAGTTGATCACCGCCGGTTGA
- a CDS encoding ACT domain-containing protein — protein sequence MAGETSLATLLRSMSPQLNVGEYVFCTLRDGQLPAGLEIIGSFREQEGLTVIVERSHAEQAGFKFDYVAAWITLNVHSSLEAVGLTAAFSTALGQAGISCNVIAGYYHDHLFVGQTDAERAMQVLRDLAANAE from the coding sequence ATGGCTGGCGAAACTTCATTGGCAACGCTGCTGCGCAGCATGAGCCCGCAACTCAATGTCGGCGAATATGTGTTCTGCACCCTGCGCGACGGGCAGTTGCCCGCGGGTCTGGAAATTATCGGCAGCTTCCGCGAGCAGGAAGGTCTGACGGTAATTGTCGAACGTTCCCACGCCGAGCAGGCCGGGTTCAAATTCGACTACGTCGCGGCCTGGATCACCTTGAACGTGCACTCGTCCCTCGAAGCAGTCGGCCTGACGGCCGCATTCTCCACGGCACTGGGCCAGGCCGGCATCAGCTGTAACGTGATCGCCGGCTATTACCACGACCACTTGTTTGTCGGCCAGACCGATGCCGAACGCGCCATGCAAGTGCTGCGCGATCTGGCAGCCAACGCGGAGTAA
- a CDS encoding Fe-Mn family superoxide dismutase: MAFELPPLPYAHDALQPHISKETLEYHHDKHHNTYVVNLNNLVPGTEFEGKTLEEIVKSSSGGIFNNAAQVWNHTFYWNCLAPNAGGQPTGALADAINAAFGSFDKFKEEFSKTSIGTFGSGWGWLVKKADGSLALASTIGAGNPLTNGDTPLLTCDVWEHAYYIDYRNLRPKYVEAFWNLVNWKFVAEQFEGKTFTA, encoded by the coding sequence ATGGCTTTCGAATTGCCGCCACTGCCTTACGCACACGATGCTCTGCAGCCGCACATTTCCAAGGAAACTCTGGAATACCACCACGACAAGCACCACAACACCTACGTCGTGAACCTGAACAACCTGGTGCCAGGCACCGAGTTCGAAGGCAAGACCCTGGAAGAAATCGTCAAGTCTTCCTCGGGCGGTATCTTCAACAACGCCGCTCAGGTCTGGAACCACACTTTCTACTGGAACTGCCTGGCACCAAACGCCGGCGGTCAACCAACCGGCGCACTGGCTGATGCCATCAACGCGGCCTTCGGTTCGTTCGACAAGTTCAAGGAAGAGTTCAGCAAGACTTCCATCGGCACCTTCGGTTCCGGTTGGGGCTGGCTGGTGAAAAAGGCTGACGGTTCCCTGGCCCTGGCCAGCACCATCGGCGCCGGCAACCCGCTGACCAACGGCGACACCCCGCTGCTGACCTGCGACGTCTGGGAACACGCTTACTACATCGACTACCGCAACCTGCGTCCGAAGTACGTCGAAGCGTTCTGGAACCTGGTCAACTGGAAATTCGTGGCTGAGCAGTTCGAAGGCAAAACCTTCACCGCTTAA